ACAGCGACATCGACAACCTGAAGACGACCGAGATCGGCGCCGCGCGCTTCCTGCACGACGGCGGATGGGACGCCAGCAAGCGCTACTTCCTGGTGGCGGCCAACCAGTCGAACAAGATCGCGGTGGTCGACAGCAAGAAGAACAAGCTCGCTGCCCTGGTCGACGTAGGCAAGATCCCGCACCCCGGGCGCGGCGCGAACTTCGTGCATCCGAAGTTCGGTCCGGTCTGGGCCACCGGCCACCTGGGCGACGAGACGATCGCGCTGATCGGCACCGACCCCGAGAAGCACAAGGGCAACGCGTGGAAGGTGGTCCAGTCGCTGAAGGCGCAGGGCGGCGGCAACCTGTTCATCAAGACCCATCCGAAGTCGAGCAACCTGTGGGTCGACACGCCGCTGAACCCCGATCCGAAGATCTCGCAGTCGGTCGCGGTGTTCGACCTGAAGAACCTCGACAAGCCCTTCCAAGTGCTCCCGATCGGCGACTGGGCCGGAATCGGCGAGGGCGCGAAGCGGATCACCCAGCCCGAGTACAACAAGGCGGGCGACGAGGTCTGGTTCTCGGTGTGGAGCGCGAAGAACCAGGAGTCCGCGATCGTGGTGGTCGACGACAAGACCCGCAAGCTGAAGGCGGTGATCAAGGATCCGAAACTGATCACGCCCACCGGCAAGTTCAACGTGTACAACACGCAGAACGACGTGTACTGATGCGCGCTGCGTGACACAGTCTCCTCGTGAGCTTCGGGCGGCCTGCTGTGGTCGCCCTTTTTTCTTTCGGCGCGTCCGCCGCGGGGCGGTCGCGCTTTTCTCGCTCGGCGCTGCCGCGCTCTGCTCGATCGGGCCCGCCGCGGCTGCGGGAGCCGCGGCCGTGGAAGCCGCGGGTGCCGGCGCCGACTGGATCCTGGCGGCCGGCGACGATGGACGCCGGCTCGCGCTGCTCGAGTGCTCGAGCGGCCGCAGCCTGGGCAGCCTGGAGCTTCCCGACGCACTGGCGGGCGCGCCGGCGATGGCCCGGCTGGGCGGCGAGGGCCCGTCCGGATGGCGCGCGTTCGCGATCGTCGGCGGGCGGCTGGCGGCCTTCGACTTGCCGTCGTTCCGGCACGCGGGCTCGGCGGCGACGGTTCCTGGGGCAAGCAGGCTGGCGGCTTCCGGGCCGGGTGCGGACCTCGTCGCGGTCGGCGGTGCCGGCGCCGAGCCGCTGCGGATCCACGACGCTCGCACGCTGGCCACCGTGCACCGCTATCTGCCAGATTCGCCGGCGCGCGTCGGCGCCCTGGCGAGCGTGCCGGGCCGCGCGAGCTTCCTGGCCGGCTTCGCCGAGCAGGCCGCGGCGCCCGAGACCTGGGAGCTCGCCTTGGCGAGCGACGCGCCGCCGGTGCTGAAAGGGCTGGTGCACGACTACCGGATGGGCGAGGCGGTGGCCCTGCCCGGTCGCTTCACGCCGCGCGTGGCCCCGGTGGCCTCGCACACGGCAGGGCTGCTCGCCGGGCCGGCTCCCTACGAGTGGCTGCGGATCGACACGGCCGGCAGGGTGTCGGTGCTGCACCTCGAGGTCCGCCGGGAGATCGCCCGCCTGCCCGAGCCACGGGAGCCCTGGCTGGCAGCGGCCTGGCGCGGCGAGACCGCTCGCGGCTGGCTGGTCGGCGTGCGGGACGACGCGCAGCTGATGCGCTTCGAGTCCGGCAGCTGGCGGCTCACGCCGCCCGCGCAGCTGCCGGGCAGTTTGCTCGCGCTGCTGCCGCTGGGCGCGGGCGTGGTGTCGACCGCGGGGTCGAGCGCGGGGTCGAGCGCGGGGTCGAGCGCGCGGGCGGCCGCGGCGCTGAGGGTCGACGGCGGCGTGGCGCTGGCGGTGGTGGACGGCGCCAGCCTCGCGGCGAAAGCGCGGCCGCGGGTCGAGGCAGCGCCCGAGGGCGTGGCGCTGCGCGCGTCGGCCGACGGGCGTTGCGTGGCGATGATCGACGGTTCGGGACGCTGGCTCGACGCGGTGCGCGCCGCCGAGTGAGCCGACGCGGGCGCGGCCCCGGACCTGGGGCCACGGGACGTGGAGCCCCGCCGAGGCGCGGCGCGCCGGCTCAGAGCGGGCCGATCAGCGGCAGCGACTTGTAGCGGGCCGCCCAGACGATCGCCGCGAACACCGCGATCGCGGCCGCGCCGGCGCCGATCCGCACACCGCGGGTGCGGCCGCGCTTGAGCGCCACGGTGCCGAGCACGATGTAGGCGAGCAGCGCGACGACCTTGAACCCGAGCCAGCCGGCCGACCACGGCGCGACACCGGCCTGCACCGCCAGCAGGATCGCACTGGCCAGCAGCACCGTATCGACGATGTGAGGAAGCACTTTCGCGGCACGCGCCTGCAGCAGCGGCGAGCCGCGGATCATCCACGCGTAACGCAGCACGAAGCCGGCGATGCTGAGCGTGGCCGCGGTGGCGTGGATGTGCTTGAGGATCAGGTAGTCGGGCATCAGTGGCGATGGGGCGTGTCGGCGATGCTTCGCGTGATCACCGGCGGCTGCTCGCCGATGTGGAAGGAGTGCCTGAGGTCGCGCAGCGCCTCGTCGGCCGCGGTGAGCCGGTCGAAGTGCCGCAGGTGCTCGAGCCAGGACTCGTCGACCATGTACTCGACGAAGCGACCCGGGTCGGACACGTCGCGGAACAGTTCCCAGGACAGCGCGCCGCGGCTGAGCCGGCGCCGGCCGGTCTCCTGCATCAGCTCGCGGAACTCGGCGGCGCGGGCCGGGTCGATCCGGTACTCGATCGTGACCAGCACCGGGCCGTCGCGCGGATCGAACTGCCAGGCCGGCACCGGCGCCTTGATCCGGTGCGTGGGGGTCAGGTCCTCGACCGCGGTGCCTTCCAGCGTGCGGCCCCGGGTCAGCCACAGCGCGGCCACGCCGGCGGCAGCCGCCGCCACGATGCTGGTGCGCAGGTCGGTCAGCGTGGCCACTTGCCCCCAGAGCGCCGCGCCGATCGCGCTGCCGCCCATGATCGCCATCTGGTAGGTGGCCATGCCGCGCGCCCGCACCCAGTCGGGCAGCGACAGCTGGGCGGCCACCGACAGCGTGTTGGCCACGGTCAGCCAGGCGATGCCGCCCACGACCATGCCCGGCAGCGCGATCCAGACGTTCGGCGCGAACACGACGACGACCATCGAGCCGGCCTGGATCCAGCTGCCGTAACGGACGATGTCGTCGGGCCCGTAACGCCTGCGAAAGCGCGGGATCAGCATGGCCGAGACGATCGCTCCGGCGCCCATCGAGGCGAGCAGCAGCGTGTAGGTGCCCGCCGAGCCGCCGGGCATCTGCTTCGCGACCAGCGGCAGCAGCGCGAGGATCGCGGTCGACTGCGCGAAGAAGGTGAAGATGCGCAGCAGCGCGGTGCGCATCCGCGGCGACTGGCGCACGAACTGCAGGCCGACCCGCATCGCGCCGAGGAAGCGCTCCCCGGGCAGCGAGCTCGGCTTGCTCTCGCTGCGCCAGCTCAGGATCAGCAGCCCGGCGAGCACCGACAGCACCGCGTTCAGCACGAAGACCCAGGCCGTGCCCGCGCCGGCGATCAGCATGCCGGCGACGATCGGGCCGACGATCCGCGACGCGTTCATCCCCACGCCGTTCAGCGCCAGCGCCGACGGCAGCTGCGACCTGGGCACCAGGCCCGGCACGATCGCCGAGTAGACCGGCCAGCGCAGCGCCAGGCCGATGCCGTTGGCGAAGACGAGCAGCAGCAGCAGCACCGGGTTGATGATGTCCGAGACGATCGCCAGGCACAGCAGGGTGGCCGAGATCGCGACCCAGAACTGGGTGATCATGAAATAGCGGCGCCGGTCGACGATGTCGGCCAGGGCCCCGCTGGGCAGGCCGAGCAGGAAGACCGGCAGCGTGGACGCGGTCTGCACCAGCGCGACCATCACCGGCGAGGTGGTCAGCGACGTCATCAGCCAGGCGGCGGCGACATCGTTCATCCACATGCAGACGTTGGCGATCAGCCAGACGCCCCACAGCTTGCGGAAGACCGGCTCGAACAGCGGCGCCCACGGCGACGAGGAGGACGTCGCCGATTCCGGGGGCATGGCGGGGGCGGGCACTTGGGCTGGAGGCGAAGGGCGGTCGCCTCAGGATACGACGAAACCGCCGCCGCCGGGCCGCGCCCGGTGCCGATCCCGGATCGCCGGGGCGCCTTCGGCGCCGGCCGTCGCCCGCGGCGGCGGAGAACTCAGCGGCCGACCATCGCCTGAGGCAGCGCCAGCACGATCTCGGGGAAGACGCTGATCAGCACGACAGCGATCACCATCAGCATGAAGAAGGGCAGGCTGTGGCGGGCCACCGTGAAGATGTCCTTGCCGGTCAGGTTCTGCACGACGAACAGGTTGAACCCGACCGGCGGCGTGATCTGGGCCATCTCGATGACCAGGATCGCGTAGATCCCGAACCAGAGCAGGTCGATGCCGGCGGCCTGCACCGCCGGCAGGATCACCGAGGTGGTCAGCAGCACGATCGAGATGCCGTCGAGGAAGCAGCCGAGGATCACGAAGAACAGCGTGAGCGCCACCAGCAGCATCCAGGGCTCGAGCTTCATGGCCACGATCCAGTCGGCCAGCGCGGCCGGCAGGCCGGTGAAGCTCATCGCGGACGTGAGGTAGGCGGCGCCCAGCAGGATGAAGAAGATCATGCACGAGGTGCGCACCGCGCCGAGCAGGCTGTCCATCAGCGTGGCGCGGGTCAGGGCCCCGGAGAACAGCGCGATCAGCAGCGCGCCGACCACGCCGACGGCGGCGGCCTCGGTGGCGGTGGCGAAGCCCGCGTAGATCGAGCCGATCACGCCGGCGATCAGCAGGATCACCGGGATCAGCCGCGCCGACGCCCGCAGCTTCTGGGTGAAACTGGTGGGCGGGTCGGCGGGCGGGATCTGGCCGCGGTTCAGCGCCGACCACAGCATGATGTAGCCGGAGAACAGCGCGAGCAGCAGCAGGCCGGGCAGCACGCCGGCGATGAACAGGCGCGCGACCGAAACCTGCGCCGCCACGCCGTAGACGATCATGATGATCGACGGCGGGATCAGCAGGCCCAGCGTGCCGGAGCCGGCCAGCGAGCCGAGCGACACCGACTCGGGGTAGCCGCGCGACTTCAGCTCGGGCAGCGAGATGCGCCCGATCGTGGCGGCGGTGGCCGCCGACGATCCGCTGACCGCCGCGAAGATGCCGCAGCCGAGCACGTTCACGTGCATCAGGCGGCCGGGAAGCTTGCCGACCCAGGGCGACAGGCCGGC
This genomic window from Zeimonas sediminis contains:
- a CDS encoding SirB2 family protein, yielding MPDYLILKHIHATAATLSIAGFVLRYAWMIRGSPLLQARAAKVLPHIVDTVLLASAILLAVQAGVAPWSAGWLGFKVVALLAYIVLGTVALKRGRTRGVRIGAGAAAIAVFAAIVWAARYKSLPLIGPL
- a CDS encoding MFS transporter, which gives rise to MPPESATSSSSPWAPLFEPVFRKLWGVWLIANVCMWMNDVAAAWLMTSLTTSPVMVALVQTASTLPVFLLGLPSGALADIVDRRRYFMITQFWVAISATLLCLAIVSDIINPVLLLLLVFANGIGLALRWPVYSAIVPGLVPRSQLPSALALNGVGMNASRIVGPIVAGMLIAGAGTAWVFVLNAVLSVLAGLLILSWRSESKPSSLPGERFLGAMRVGLQFVRQSPRMRTALLRIFTFFAQSTAILALLPLVAKQMPGGSAGTYTLLLASMGAGAIVSAMLIPRFRRRYGPDDIVRYGSWIQAGSMVVVVFAPNVWIALPGMVVGGIAWLTVANTLSVAAQLSLPDWVRARGMATYQMAIMGGSAIGAALWGQVATLTDLRTSIVAAAAAGVAALWLTRGRTLEGTAVEDLTPTHRIKAPVPAWQFDPRDGPVLVTIEYRIDPARAAEFRELMQETGRRRLSRGALSWELFRDVSDPGRFVEYMVDESWLEHLRHFDRLTAADEALRDLRHSFHIGEQPPVITRSIADTPHRH
- a CDS encoding TRAP transporter large permease, which translates into the protein MMDLLWVGLVLLAALFLFLGLGVWVAPALIGVGILAMEFFAGAPAGSILATNSWTSGASWTMTALPLFIWMGEILYRTRLSDDMFAGLSPWVGKLPGRLMHVNVLGCGIFAAVSGSSAATAATIGRISLPELKSRGYPESVSLGSLAGSGTLGLLIPPSIIMIVYGVAAQVSVARLFIAGVLPGLLLLALFSGYIMLWSALNRGQIPPADPPTSFTQKLRASARLIPVILLIAGVIGSIYAGFATATEAAAVGVVGALLIALFSGALTRATLMDSLLGAVRTSCMIFFILLGAAYLTSAMSFTGLPAALADWIVAMKLEPWMLLVALTLFFVILGCFLDGISIVLLTTSVILPAVQAAGIDLLWFGIYAILVIEMAQITPPVGFNLFVVQNLTGKDIFTVARHSLPFFMLMVIAVVLISVFPEIVLALPQAMVGR